The following are encoded together in the Candidatus Neomarinimicrobiota bacterium genome:
- a CDS encoding response regulator produces the protein MPPKKKTLLFVEDDPGWRLIISYMVKNMDIEALYAESGEDALQIIKDRKDVEIMFLDVSLGNGISGMDLAGRIKSNQCYKNIPLIAMTAYEKKSIEGYQENGFNGYLQKPYSAAQFGAVIEGNYHLN, from the coding sequence ATGCCACCGAAGAAAAAAACTTTATTGTTTGTAGAGGATGACCCGGGCTGGAGATTGATCATTAGCTATATGGTTAAAAACATGGACATCGAAGCACTCTATGCTGAGTCAGGTGAGGACGCATTACAGATTATCAAAGATCGCAAGGATGTTGAGATTATGTTTTTGGATGTGTCACTTGGGAATGGCATATCTGGAATGGATCTGGCTGGAAGAATCAAATCCAATCAGTGTTATAAGAATATTCCTCTGATTGCCATGACAGCATATGAGAAAAAAAGTATCGAGGGTTATCAGGAGAATGGCTTCAATGGATATCTCCAAAAACCATATTCTGCAGCTCAATTTGGCGCAGTCATTGAAGGAAATTATCATCTGAACTAA